The genomic segment GTGTGACGGAAGACCAAAGAGGCGCGAGATGAGAATCGAAAATGACACGGACAGAAGCTTCGAGAGCGTCtgaagcagaaaaggcgTCACAGATGCGCGCCCGGGAGCAGGTACGGCTGGCGCCGCCGCCGGCGCAGGGGACGGCGACTTCCGAGCCTCCTGCATTGTCGGGTACATTCCCCTTTCCGCCACTTCAGCAAGGACCTATGCATGAAAAAGGGAACGACCTATGCCATTCTGGATCCTTTTTGGCAGGTGCTTGGTGAGCTGTGGGGGAAAAAGCAAAAGTCTCAATCGCACAGCTCACCCTTGCTTTAGTGAGGAACGTAAGTCTGTAATTGACACACGGAGAGCGACGTGGCGGAAATGGGACATGAGGTTGCCCGTACGAAAGCGCAGGGAAGACTCATTTTGTGTCGAACAAATGGATGGGTTCACCCTCCAGTGCAAACGCAACTGACCTTCGGgaagtgtctgtacacctgcgGCTCGCGTAGCTCACGCTCTGGGAGCACGCCGCGGCCGGTCTCGGGAGTTTCCGGTCCCGAATGGGCCGTtagacgaggaaaggaaaatagCAAATTTGCCGCGCGTGGCACTTTGTATCGATTAAAGTCAGAATTCGGAGATGCACACGGGAAAGGCGTGCCATTTTTAGACAGTGTCTGCGCGAGACGCTGACGGGCCTGCTCAGCTGTGCCTCAGCAGTGGGCAGCTTTCTACAAGTTCGGGACAGGCCAAGAGGAAAAGTGGCTGACTGAAGCGCCCAGAAATCCCTGGAATCGgatttctctccgtctggtGAGCATCCTTGCAGAGCGGGGAGAGGGAACGGAAAACGTGGAGAGAATGGCCATCTGTCTTTGCTCGTACAGAAACGGTCACTCAGGCCTGCTTGCTGAGGTCCCGCAATGTGTGCATAATGAAAAAAACCGAGGGGAACCACCGGTCAGCCTTTTTCTGTGTATGGCTACCTTCAACTTTGGTAAGAGAGGGGACTCGCGAAGAACATCTCTCGAGACCGAAAATTCGAGAAGGCTACTGTTTCGTTGCACACCTGCGAGCAAGACCGCCGTTCCAGCGTCTGAAattcgttgcatgcacacaggGCCAGGATTCTCGACATGCACGGCACAGTAGAAACGCGTTTTGTGCTTGGCGTCTCAAACGTCCCATGACACCTGCCTTTGTGGAAGACGAGCTCTGCTGTAGAAGGCACACCTCACTGATTCACTAGTGAGGAACGTAGCTCTGTACTTGAAGCACAGAAAGCGGAATGACATGACTGGCATTTAGGGTGCGcggaaaaaagcagagaagacaccTTTTGTGTCATTGGTGTCGTCTCTCCACTGAAGAGCTGCAAGTTTCAGTGACCGTGAACCATGCTTTCCTAAGACTTTGCGAGGTCCTCTTCCTACAACCGACAGATTTATCGATTCTGCCGCTGCTGATGCTTGTCGGGGATGTTCTGCTCTCGCGAGtcgaaaaacaagagagtcAGGGGCATGGGAAACCAGTAGATTATCAGCAGTCAGGCACCACACAGAAGATACATACTTGTGgcttcttttgtctctgtgtaGCTTTGTATGTGTCGGTTTCGTTGAGGTCGAAGAGTGCCTCGGAATCAGATGaggagaagtggaagagtGTTTTGCTCTTGAGCCGATGTAGGAAAGCCCTTGTTTGATTCGTGGAATGTGAGAATATCTCGCGATTCTGTGTAAATCTACTTATTCTGCATCTATCCTGCATCTATCAGCCTCTATATCGAATCGACGTCCATGTCTACCTAGTGTATATCGATATACATCTTCTGTATCTCTCCTCTACGATATAATGGTACTCATGTCGCAGTCTGTTCGTTTGCGCCTCTTGAACCTCCCTCCCGTGGCCGTCAGAAAGCACTACAGATGTTTCCATACGAAACTGCATTCTTTCCGGCCGCCCTAAACCCTTCGTCTTACCCGCGGGGCGCTTTTGCACTTTTGTTCAACCTGAACAGCAGCAAATTCCCCGTGATCAGCTACAGAGAATTGCTACTGAGCATGCTGGCGTGTTGTGTGCTCGCATAATCGCGGTGTGTACTTGCTTATCCCACTCCTGGGTTCTCCGTGTAAATGCTTCCGTCTACATTCCGATTCACAGAAGTCTCGGCACGAGACAGGTGATTAACAACTTCCTGCGAACTTTCCAAAATAACGTACATGTGAGAAAACGGCGGTTGTACAAGCTGTAAACATCATGAAATGCACTTTGGTAGTCTCTTTCCTTATGCTAGCCTGCACAGAGCCCACAGATTCTTGTTCACGTAGCACCTGGCTGCTCGCTGGTTGGACGCTTTTCCACATGGTGTGTATGAGTAAAGCTCGACTCTTTTATAGTTTAACTACTTCTGCGGACTCGAGAAAACCGGGCAGCGTTGGGTGTGCGGATAAAAGAGACCGGGAGACCTGCAGTGCACCTTCGCTGGAGATGCTCGTTTTAGAAAGAAAGGTGAAATCCTTTATTTTTCAGCGTTCTGGAGCATCTTTCAGGATCTTTCAAGAGCCGTGCCGAAGGCTTAAAACGGCGCATGCCTCACTTGCAGAAATTCGGGGGTGTCTTCCATTATTTCGTTCTAAATGCAGTTGAGAGGCACTCGGTGTAAAAACTAGTTACGACATTCTCGTTCCGCGTCTTTAAGGGGCTAGTACTTCTCAACAGCTTGCAAAAGGATCAGCGCTCTGGGGCACAGAAACTGTTTCAGAGTGCCCATGCTTCACTGAAGTTCAGATCGAGAAACCCCTGTTAAAATTCAAGCAGGTTTCTCGCTAGAACTTTACTCTGGAACACTGCACGTGGAACTGCACAGATGTGGCTCAGAGCTGAGGCAGGCAATGCAGAGCCAGGCCTGCAAACCGTAAACCTGCCTCAGTCGTGTACAAGTGACCGCAGAGGAACCGCGTTGATTAAACCCTCTCTCGTCAGCAAAGCGCGTGTGATATTGAAATGGTGAGAAGCGATGCCTCAGCGGCATTTCCACATGCGTGACCGAAAAACTGCCACTTGTTTCCAGCTGAAAGAGCTGTATTTTATTTTACTGCGTAAAAGGAGCTCTCCGAAGAACTCACTCTGTTCGGTGTATGCCAGTACGTCTTTTTGCCCAGCTGGTGAGACCTCGTGGTTTGCAGAGGAGATCCGATCCTGGAGTCTCGGACTTTCTTTCCCCCAGCGAAAAGCCTTTGGTTTTCCCACCCGGATAGATCGCAAGGCTGGACTTCTGGTGTCCTTAACCATATCAAACTGTCCGTCGCTTCAGGAACGCTTACCTGTCGAAGAATGCACTCACAAGTGGCTCGGTGGTAGTTTCGCCTATGAGCGATCACCGATTTTCTTATGACGGCTGATCAACCTCCCCCCACGAACAGCTTTCATCTGAGTGTTTGTGTTCGAATGTACGCTGGAGAGTGCCCTTACACTCAACTCACGCAACACTGCAACAGGACTACAGAACTTGGATTTTGTGGAAAGAGGAGGCCGCGTGAGCTTGCGCAGAACACTCCCGAGACCGTTCAGACGGCAGCAGGGCTCGCATCGATCGCGTTTTTCGCCGGGTGGCGGGGCTCGAAACCGGGCTGTGACCTGGCTCTGTTCGGAACAAGTGTGTTTCTTGCTTTCAGACTTGCTTTCCCGCCAAGAAAATACCGGCTTTAGGGCCTCGGACTTTTCTTGACGTCCTGCCCCCCTTCCCCCCTGCGCAAAGATTCGTGTGTGCTCGTTTTCGTCGGGCGACCCTCCAATCGGTCGTGTCTCAAAATGTGTGTTTGCAGTGTCCTGTTGAAGCTTGAGAACGGCTCTCTTCCCAGTCCCGCACCCaattttctctgcgttttctttctcggcgtTCCTGGAGGCTTTGCAGGCGTAGGAAAGCTTTCCAAGTCGAGTGTTTGGAGTCCAATTCCAGTTCGGGTCGTGTGCTGGACGCAAAGTTCCCCTTTTTCCTGTGGGTCCCGGCGCGCTCGACTCTGCTCTCGCACACACGCTCGTGTGCGTTTTCCTGAGCGGTTCTCCCCGTTCTGGGCGTTTCTCCTGAATGCCCATGCGTCGAGCTGCTTCTGTAAATTATCCAGGTGCAAAAATCTCCCGTTTCCTGCTCCACGAGTCTGCACACAAGGCTGGCTGCCGGCCGCGTCCCGAACTCAGAGCGCGCGAGTTGGAGTGTGCAGACGTTTCCAGTCTGGAAACGCGAGCACCGAACCGACAGTCCGGCAGCGCGTTTCTTGAGGACTCGCGTTCCTCGTGGACTTTTTTTGCGGCGACCTCTCATCGAAACGTCGAGGTCAAGACCGTTCGTCGGACACGGCGTGCGCGGCTCCGCGcgcctttttcgcttcttcatcGAGTTCGTTACCTTACAGGAGAGGCCTGCGAAAGTATCCCTGTGTCGGGGGTCTGTCGCCCACCGTCGATGCTTGTCGAGACGCTGCTTCCATGAGATGTTTCTCGTTACACACACAGCGCTGCCGCTCTGACGGAGGATTTCGCAAAGAGTTGCCACACCGAAGGCAAAGTCCATGAACGACGTCCAATGAATTTCTACGTAACTCATGCTGTGTTGCCGTCTTGAGTCTTGAGGACGGGTGTCGACACGAGGACTACACATAGTTTCtgcgcgaagagagaagtgagCCGCCGAAGCCCCCTTCAACCACCGACTACcctgtttcgttttccctgCCGCGAGCGCGACGCGCCCGTCGCTCGATGGGCTTgggcgagacagcgaggaccAAGCTCGTCACCCTTTGTGTAGGAAGCGGCTTCCCGCGCCTGTGAATAAGAAGACTCGACGCCGTCTCGCTTTCACCATCGAAAAGGGTTTGTCAaatgtttcgtttctccttaCCTCACATTGTTTCAAGGATCTGACCCACCTCGAGTTCACTCATGACACGGGAGGAAGCGGCGTTGTGATTTGTCGGTGCAGCGCGGCTTTTCAGGCGTTTCTCAGCTTGACGGCGGAGGCGCTGCGAAGCTCTCCGTTCACAGAGTTGAGGCCTCAAGGTTTGGGGACGAGGCCAGCCAATGCGCTGGGCTCTGCTGGACTCGCCGGCGCCTCTCCGGCCTCTCTGGAACGAAGATGGAGGTGGCGCCCGttgagtttcttctccagcttgcTTTCGCGGGAATGGCCAGCCACGATCAGTGGTGTGTTCTGAATTTTCATTGCTGGGCGCCGGGAAGGCTGAGGACTCCTCCTGGGCAGGAAGATCTGCGGGAGACGCACACCACACGATCTCGTcgtcggagacagaggccgcGGCCGCGACGGAGGAGCCATGGCGTCTCGTTCTCGGATCGAGgcgctggagaggaagagcgagtcGGCGCGAGCAAGCGCTGCAGGCGGGATTCCCTCCAGAGTGGAAGAGTCGAGCGAAACGGTCGagacgttttcttctccacctcggGAGGACGCGTTCGCGCCTCCCGCGCGcgccctctcgcttctgcacCAGTCCCCAGACGGACCCTGCGAAACAATCGTCTTTCTGCtgggcttcttcctccccgtcGCGGACCtgtgcagctgcagcgcggTCTGCAAGGCCTGGTgggctgtctgtacactgcaGCACCAGCAGCTGTGGCGAGAGCGGTGTCTGCGCCGGTTCGGCTTCAAGTACGAAAACTACCTTCTCTACACGCAAGGGTGGGACTGGAAGTTGATGTACGCGAAGGCGAACATGTTCGTCAAGACGCTCAGGAACAGTCGTAGCGGATCTGCACTCGACTCggccgcagagacgcggcgcTCGCGTCTGCCTCAGCACCCGACTTTCTTTGCTTCGCAGCGGGATGCGCAGCAATTCGcgccgcgaggagacgacaCACGGGGTGGCGACGACGAAAGTCGAAGcgcctcttctgcgcctGTGCTCCGCTGTCCTCACTTGCTCCCCCTCGCGTTCCCCGACTACGAAGGCAGCCTGGCGCTGACGACCGACTCCACGCTGCTGCTCTGGGAGAACGGGGTGTACATCCAGTGCATCGACTTGAGTGCATCTCGCGAATGCTggcgcgcgcgcgtcggCTGCGGGCCGCGAGGTCGAAGCAGCAAACCTGCGTTGGCGGCGTCGCGCACAAAAGTCGTTTACCACGTCAACAAATGCCTGAAGGGATTCGACCTGCGGTCTGGTGAATTTGTCTGTCGTCTGCAAGTCCCCCGCTTCTCGCCATGTGCGCAGAACACTCCACGCGCTCCCGCGGGGGCGCCGCGCGgaagcgacgacgaagacaaagTGCCAAACGGTGAAGAGGACGCCTTCGAGGGTCTGCGACAAAAGACCAACGCAGACGACTGGGAACCCCACGACTTCAGCCTGGATGTCAGCATCCGGAACTGCCAGCTGACCTTCCTCACTTCCCGCGGCCTTTGCGTTTACCATTCCGAGTCGctcgagtgtatgtacaccatCACCCACTCGGAGCTGCTCTTCCCCTCCCTCGCGTTCGCCACCGAGGACGTCGACTTTTTGTGGGCGGGGTACCGACCCGCTTCGCCGGAGTTCATCCGAAGACTTCTGCAGTTCCAGGACGTCCAGCGACAAACCATTCTTTGTCGCAACCGCGCATCTGAGAGCGAAGGCGTTGCGCCGAAGAAACCTCCCCAGCGCTCTCGCGGTTTCCAGGGAAGACCCAAAGAGCGCAGCGCTGCTTCCCGTGCCTCTCCTTatctctcggcttctgcttccgcgTCGAGCTCCCGGCCAAGTCTTCAGCATGCGGCAAAACGAATCTCatcagagagaagaccgtACGGAGAGGCGGCATGTGGGGGACGTCGGAGCGCGACGATCGTTCCCCCTCTttctgccgtcttctccccttcttcctccacttcgCCGTGCATGCGTGACGCCTCCGACTATGCCTCCTGTCGGCTGTCCTCCTCTCCGCCGTCGTTGccgtctgttctctctgaacACGCTCACGAATGTCTGTCGTTCTCTGTggcgtcctcgtcgtcttaCCATTggtctccctttcctctctcacgTCCAGCTTCTGCGGGTCGCGCCGCTTCACTCTCAGCTCTTCACCGTCTCGcaccttctctccctgcgtctcctctttcgttttcctctcttccctcttctttgtcttcttctctcgtctcttcttctcctctgcattttccttcttctgagGAGCAGTCTGCGTGGACGTCCACGCGAGTGAAGAGACTCGAACCGCTGTCGCCTGGGCCGTCGCCCTCGCACACCTGggtcgacagagagcgagaagttGAGGAGACTCAAACGGGACTGTGGTCTCCGCTCGGTCACTCGAGAGACgcctcgccgctctcgaCTCTGCCGTCTTTACGCGCGAcgtcttcgacttcctcgcAAACAACTGGAACGTTCttcgaaggcgacgaaggacgGAAGCGCAAGACTCGCGccgcgaaggaaaagagcaCAAAGAGCGACccaaagagacagcgacttGGTCGCGGGACATCCGACGACACTGCAGGCACAGACGCCTCTGCAGGCACAGACGCCTGTTTCTTCGATTctgcgctctcgcctctctgcgtctttgcgGGGTCCAAGCGAGGTCGACAAATCGCGCGTGGACGGatgcgagagagggaagaagaaaaaactccaGCAGCCtggcctccttcttcttccccggcGCCTTTGTCTTCCCCCCCTGGTGCCGAGGCTGCGTCACCCTCCCCTCTGACCTCCTTCGCCCTCCCGCCGCtctcgaccttcttctctctagGCTTCCCAAagacacaggaagaagcagacgagaaggaaaaagtaTCTGAAAAGGGAGGAACTGCGAGTGCAGCCTTtgcgggagaggaggaaggagagaggtcACGACGATGGAGACtcgcggagacacacaggagCCGGAAGCGCGAAAGCGACGACGGGACCGCTTCAAGTGTATGGACAACAGCTGAGGGAGGCGACTGCGGGGACGGTGCAGCGGCGCCAGGCCTGTGGTGCGcagcgagcgaagagaacgtcgcgtttttctcctcgcgcgAGGAACATGAGGATCCAAGACAGCGGCGGGCGATGCACTGCGTCAAGGAATCCTCAGAGGAATTCCGGACGGAACTTGAGGCGCCTGAAGCAACGACGACCGAGAAGACCGCACTCGACTCAATGGCGAGAGAGATGGTCGGCGCCGCCGCAGCTGTCCAAGGACCTCTTCACACGAGCAGACATATCGTCACATggctgaggaagaagagccgcaAAATCAAAATTTGGGACATTCTCGACGGCCGTCTCCTCCACACACTCGACGCTgttccgtcttcctcttcttcttcgtcagcggagcttccgcgtcttctgcgcgTTCGCCAGGCTCAGCAGCCAGGCGCGCCGGACGGCTACTTGCTGGCGGCCCTGGACAGTGTAGGCTGGGTGCGGTTTTTCGACTCTCGCGCGGCGTTCGCATGCGTTGTCTCGGTGGCCTGTGGCGAAGGCTTCGGACTGTACCGCCTGagcctctcctcctcgtttctcttgaCGATGCAGCAGAGCCGTCTGCGAGCGCCGCGGCgccgagagggagaggcgcgcgGAGTCCTTTCCTCGCGCCCTGAAAACGCGGAGCTCCGCAGCCGTGAAGTGacagcagagggagacgacgcgcggacagacagtggagaggaagcgacagagttCCCAGAGGGCGGTCTTCTGAAAGTTTGGGCGATTCGCATGCCCGCTCTGGCGGAAGCCGAGGAGGAGGTAAGAAACAAGTCGGTTCCAGTCTTGccgggagaagaacgcagagtcccagacgcggaggaggagaaggatgACACATGGACGAAAACCATGagggcgaagcagagagaaagagaagagaacactttaggagagagaccgagtGAAAAAGGCTTGAGTATGCATGTGATGCGAATGCCACAGGGAGACGCGGTCTCGCCACACATGTCGAATTCTCTGTTCTTATTATCGAAAACTTCCAGAGCGCACTCCACGCGTTGAGACCAGTCTATACGCCGCAGTGTCGGATCCTCGCAGGTGAGAAAAcatgtttttctcctcgcatCTCATGCGAATCTTTCTCCGACATTCTGCTGTCTTCAGAACAACAGTCGAGCGGCTTTCGACATCCCCTCAGACAGTCGCATCAAGTGCCATTTCCCCTCTCCCCTCACTggtccttcctcttcctcctcttcttcctcttcttcctcttcttctcctttctgcccttatgcttcttcctcgtcttcctcttcaggtATCACCGGCGCGTCCAGTCCATGCAGTCAGGCCGCTTTTTCGGCGCGCCACCCCACAGACTCGGCCGGCTCTGAGGTCCTGCGGCGGCCGGATGAGCAGAGATGCGGCTTGGAGGAAATACCTTTGAGCTTAGGTAGCTTAGGTCTTGCGTTTCGTAAGGAGAAACGGGTGCAGTCCGGGGAAACGCGGGAGCGCGAGGGGCTGGCCGTGCATGCGAGGCAGTGGCCTCCCGCCAGCCTCGGccaaggcgaaagagaggcaatCGAAACAGAGCCGACGGAGAACAGTTCGCCAGACAGCGAGCTGCCAGTGGCCACAACAACTGACgtgaaagaaagagaagaaggacgagaagaaggacgagaaaacgagggagaagaaagagaagaaaacgggggACAGACAAACGAAAGGCGATCcgagcagggagagaaaaaagagagaggaggcacaGTACTCAATCGTCCAGACATGTCTGTGGACCAGAGAGAGAGTAGAGAAGTACGACGGACGACTGTCGCGCCAATGAAGATAGAGATGGAAAGCAaagcgcagagaaaagaccGACGTGCTCGCAGTCACCAGTCAGAAATTTCTAAGACGCAGCGACGCGTCGTGGAAGAACTGAGAACAACAATCGCCAGTTCCGTCAcctgctcctctcttccttcttctctcgcttcttcttcttctccttcttctgcgttgc from the Toxoplasma gondii ME49 chromosome IX, whole genome shotgun sequence genome contains:
- a CDS encoding hypothetical protein (encoded by transcript TGME49_305630), which gives rise to MASRSRIEALERKSESARASAAGGIPSRVEESSETVETFSSPPREDAFAPPARALSLLHQSPDGPCETIVFLLGFFLPVADLCSCSAVCKAWWAVCTLQHQQLWRERCLRRFGFKYENYLLYTQGWDWKLMYAKANMFVKTLRNSRSGSALDSAAETRRSRLPQHPTFFASQRDAQQFAPRGDDTRGGDDESRSASSAPVLRCPHLLPLAFPDYEGSLALTTDSTLLLWENGVYIQCIDLSASRECWRARVGCGPRGRSSKPALAASRTKVVYHVNKCLKGFDLRSGEFVCRLQVPRFSPCAQNTPRAPAGAPRGSDDEDKVPNGEEDAFEGLRQKTNADDWEPHDFSLDVSIRNCQLTFLTSRGLCVYHSESLECMYTITHSELLFPSLAFATEDVDFLWAGYRPASPEFIRRLLQFQDVQRQTILCRNRASESEGVAPKKPPQRSRGFQGRPKERSAASRASPYLSASASASSSRPSLQHAAKRISSERRPYGEAACGGRRSATIVPPLSAVFSPSSSTSPCMRDASDYASCRLSSSPPSLPSVLSEHAHECLSFSVASSSSYHWSPFPLSRPASAGRAASLSALHRLAPSLPASPLSFSSLPSSLSSSLVSSSPLHFPSSEEQSAWTSTRVKRLEPLSPGPSPSHTWVDREREVEETQTGLWSPLGHSRDASPLSTLPSLRATSSTSSQTTGTFFEGDEGRKRKTRAAKEKSTKSDPKRQRLGRGTSDDTAGTDASAGTDACFFDSALSPLCVFAGSKRGRQIARGRMREREEEKTPAAWPPSSSPAPLSSPPGAEAASPSPLTSFALPPLSTFFSLGFPKTQEEADEKEKVSEKGGTASAAFAGEEEGERSRRWRLAETHRSRKRESDDGTASSVWTTAEGGDCGDGAAAPGLWCAASEENVAFFSSREEHEDPRQRRAMHCVKESSEEFRTELEAPEATTTEKTALDSMAREMVGAAAAVQGPLHTSRHIVTWLRKKSRKIKIWDILDGRLLHTLDAVPSSSSSSSAELPRLLRVRQAQQPGAPDGYLLAALDSVGWVRFFDSRAAFACVVSVACGEGFGLYRLSLSSSFLLTMQQSRLRAPRRREGEARGVLSSRPENAELRSREVTAEGDDARTDSGEEATEFPEGGLLKVWAIRMPALAEAEEENNSRAAFDIPSDSRIKCHFPSPLTGPSSSSSSSSSSSSSPFCPYASSSSSSSGITGASSPCSQAAFSARHPTDSAGSEVLRRPDEQRCGLEEIPLSLGSLGLAFRKEKRVQSGETREREGLAVHARQWPPASLGQGEREAIETEPTENSSPDSELPVATTTDVKEREEGREEGRENEGEEREENGGQTNERRSEQGEKKERGGTVLNRPDMSVDQRESREVRRTTVAPMKIEMESKAQRKDRRARSHQSEISKTQRRVVEELRTTIASSVTCSSLPSSLASSSSPSSALPPPSSLRVPCSGSSASPRSASVASFSWFSFLRLFEDERGQNRSRCLHAGRTVGQHQVSEVEAGPQSIGSSSRDRIRGCARRRSFSRSPRASSFFATSFFAADSHPPPSTLSAVCTLQLSAPSVRAETRPRMQRGDSSETANSLPRSPSSSSSRLSLPTPSLPPCSPSSSPSSSSPSSSSPSFSSPSSSFSSSSFSSSSFSSFSSSGCTSVRGRSSASAASSPASCGGERGFSVELLATFRTPSTAYFADLLDNQLLGIWTATAQDCERQQRTSLLSFAASAFPFFSTAAVASLFSSRANNSLARRPDADGGPLQTLEARDDSGGSALNAQLLSDWSLFDVLPLALASRQQRNQESPRRERKETPAAPSPKAAFAFSRALASSPVAASSLSSLSSFFSAASLSSLSTRPSLSRSSPSSVGCSSLNSSLSEQRTSPERNNVVDSQLHSPSLSSLPRSSSFHPSSLSPRSPLSPLSSLSSRGSSAGEPLCAGPSSPALQSESLAAPPDPRSGVRPPQERTRLQHRGAADRMQNLPAPCMQLRRKADAWSLLDWRGLCVDERGELEIRTFCPIASIREEDRLMTRPFSALVRQRRREQAEKAASRGYT